In Candida orthopsilosis Co 90-125, chromosome 6 draft sequence, the following are encoded in one genomic region:
- a CDS encoding Tel1 protein (S. cerevisiae homolog TEL1 has protein kinase activity, telomeric DNA binding and has role in double-strand break repair, telomere maintenance, histone phosphorylation, DNA damage induced protein): MSTLDIPQLAALLQSTKVKDKNDALTQLEIISTSRWRLPSKQLRILTSAVFQLIEYESQQFINNKSTTQASAASRLNKASYFLRLLVERSISDQLSLKSKFYLEICFTIKSLFYIQNQPLGPCSIDFSIILSAILGIGYVNEHLSGKDWFDIYAFLVTAADRSLEDITQPMQFGGINEKALTEIWTALQNLLECDSSSSSLQLFENEAYFRLLPVLNKTIDAFKKENPIHITIFKILNKLIISLATTDLKFVNKLIALGIKLMVACHKPRWEKLQDQFLIFLNVPTTHNFMYLDHLPKLVGGSEIELSFLSEDSIETQVNVENDSKLLYNLELLIVELLNYLLALPSDLSESIGLLDSNSNVDWFNLRTIFLNGADCRHWLYTTATTKLMKTYFDVKKSISLLQDTNRPGRSYFTDIIFNNLVSSYSMIDFCSSLVSYRSTTEFHLLSLILMTFYLELETPSKPERRSLQNEEYVGASDGINTTFDFTISAMAETQDLPGFLQSMLKTVDYQSGYFWLMLLARSVSVSNQVSFQKLSLGKKTDHLRSIIKLALNGVNKPCNYLACNLISQLVLRRDFKSSKIADDAIVTQLESIIDFPGVNGPSIHNESFGFWYAVNKLCVDLNIRKKNILFRKIDEWLCEKWDAASATGILIQCRIDEFVYWMSGYTPIFDRKIEHRNVNEGLFRIPMDLQMFQQQLESFIALAQKTEETEEDPYGITPIMFETHSNFWSKIVSTFSKLNTEPVSYEKLFRWLVTLSKLLSKMSHILREHDLWDTLKYQMSVGLEAFLTFDMSVEEAFNIMRMIVDHSSEGVGEVDNFLTRVPFDKLLCSVVSSFQLQNKQVKRPFSDEDTEFSAVRESSVTSESTATTRNGCHDYNYSPIVDLMKFKVLQLRVSGNSEMEVLSSLVSFIENFNNDSFLLALLYIIDEQLPRIDYIDQKSPLIKLLRVLGDRALSDQVLERNEMVLVIVSRTLSHLIPLISPSADDALYRDCFDIVQWLYMLGNKNYITTETSLLDYIKFLIIFMQHNNEMIISQVSLMEETYSKFSKSTNMMKSKIIDDFSKFIRNCETFKQREIYSKLFDYFVTPQSSVERGATYVYFFSHLAASSPTILRLALFNLTECSRFESFVPYLKPGFEELCFKCNLPSSYTLFASVKLDLLRRWWFFDTIKTFPFLLFNYDSLSTFLSENYREITAVVVSTKSKTETDFRTDKCSIDLLSIIASVRNITPETLVGESLSLIIPLSYTKNGIKNRSFEILMDYVGDFKHEVKHQLPVIILETIKRLDVSNEVEITRLLPRTSFVSQLINQNYRAESNNSEVVVPMHPGIELINKMVEKYHTEKSFFWSTTMIYFFIRRIGMLLSGNYDLDTSIFELRRIKLVIIMGGENAFSMDIVNLLVKTLTPLMENKEVVVTREVYRILATFGNILHVESEHSNGLKTILPLLSSLVSQPPLAGDDSYQKLVEKLSDYANIIQRLEEVSSGKKVIIAAIRQLKGDQSSLQITDIEEFLSEKVEYSAIVVASKMFSCVVDPEVISTKLPMLRNILALSNDQLSHLTQQFKLWIAKCLSKYYFETRSINVMDLLQTEEYDGFDEHHLNSDWSFFDLPMRILVKYSVEGDYYEAASAESVLGVLFDMEKEDPAILSHIVNVEPIYISMSGFIQRIKLQACVLLNDEPNNAIADTSLCRLVENFDLFFDLNQSDWSSKICLAILKEVATFSVIGSVMSVFVVKVPSFASKTISSLVCFYLNFARTKGEGTIIAMLNSFAKLKHKKIEAIKTFVGILLSVRIASKTSTNPSFTNVYARVDVLRYYELATACKMYKSALQLFEDVFCDTRSSVLLESQYSTLQNVYEGLDDTDLIYGLPEKTSLDHCLNSKFRLGASDVQFQYSSGYLDASLKLNAPLLDGFSSMMSNAGMLGISSIVSKSMDQSATENETYEWNWKLSKWDQPIPANEQNEHQSIYKVLKQIHDFPRNGENACRESLLRLMNVHTRGDYVGVKDIRENFMDWLRSLASVTAIEDTINGTSLSNLDEEFPDFEKFENIISAKQTSFQILAEQPPSHTPSDMLWTLSLKELVLYNNLARINNEQQKMISSTVLIDNICKRLQNSQSALHQNLSHLASFQLAQSMWKQGVTNVPVSILKELYNAGGVDIYDHELRVDKFMIKAMMIEWMSESRQELSSNLMENHVLPTAEKSLRLDDQVQQSRIFRLLAQFCETQYKSKSLREQIEILEKRVYEKETEIGELKTHYSSSQLSSEEKRSVNKFYSKLKVQYKAECTDLEYARASREQSVVKAIEYYLLTMTVSDFPEEDLDKFCALWLEQSNDDKLNEKIGQKLLLLPTHKLLSWCAQLISRLTKETTKFQSILKQLILRMCDDHPYHTLYLLFSLKKHKQLAQKDANPLLISKAVAAETLWGELMNRNSAYVHDKLNPIQTFSEECIRLAEFKVPRGKTINLEKLSDFSSFWLYNLPRIPPPTKSLKVDSTKSYSNIPVMWKIEKKIATTSTGLSLPKIVRFVLSDGSTHVMLMKHGTDDLRQDSIMEQVFDKVQNIFTRDKECSKRGLAIRTYNAVPLGPRSGVIEFVPNSTSFLDAISPYHAKYDKMKIEKARDIMRQCQNQDKIERLHEYQRIEAKIKPVLHLFFQDYFLTPDKWFDSRVKYTHGVATTSIVGHILGLGDRHCNNILLDKRSGEPIHIDLGVAFDQGKQLAIPETVPFRLTRDVVDGFGVTGVEGAFRKSCQHTMRVLRENRDHIISILDVLRWDPLYSWTLSPIRKKRLQEEEARSGIQPEQDGSEAGRAVLAVSDKLIANGLSTEAVVRELIQEATSSQNLSLLYFGWCPFY, from the coding sequence ATGTCTACACTAGATATTCCTCAATTAGCAGCACTACTACAGTCTACCAAAGTGAAGGATAAAAATGATGCTCTAACACAACTTGAAATTATATCGACCTCACGATGGAGACTACCGCTGAAACAGTTGCGAATTTTAACAAGTGCTGTGTTCCAATTGATCGAGTATGAGTCGCAACAAttcataaacaataaatcCACAACACAAGCATCAGCAGCTTCTCGATTGAATAAGGCTAGCTACTTTTTGAGGCTATTAGTTGAGAGATCAATCTCAGATCAACTAAGCCTAAAGTCTAAATTCTATCTCGAAATATGCTTCACAATTAAAAGCCTATTCTATATACAAAACCAGCCCTTGGGTCCATGTTCTATTGATTTTTCCATAATCCTATCCGCTATATTGGGGATCGGCTATGTTAATGAGCATCTTAGTGGTAAGGATTGGTTCGACATTTATGCGTTCCTTGTGACTGCTGCTGATCGATCATTGGAAGATATAACACAACCCATGCAATTTGGTGGCATAAATGAAAAAGCTTTGACAGAAATTTGGACTGCATTGCAAAATCTACTTGAATGTGATAGCTCATCTAGCAGTCTTCagttatttgaaaatgaagcaTATTTCAGACTATTGCCTGTGTTAAACAAGACAATCGACGCCTTCAAGAAAGAGAATCCAATTCACATCACAATTTTTAAGATCCTCAACAAACTTATAATCTCACTAGCCACTACTGATTTaaaatttgtcaacaaattgattgcgTTGGGCATCAAGTTGATGGTAGCATGTCATAAACCACGCTGGGAGAAGCTTCAAGATCAgtttttgatctttttaAATGTTCCAACGACTCATAATTTTATGTACTTAGATCACTTGCCTAAGCTTGTAGGAGGATCTGAGATTGAGTTATCATTCCTTTCTGAAGACTCTATCGAAACACAAGTGAATGTTGAGAATGACTCTAAGCTATTAtacaatttggaattgctcattgttgaattacTTAATTATTTGCTTGCACTACCTTCAGACTTGTCTGAATCTATTGGTCTCCTTGATTCCAATAGCAATGTTGACTGGTTCAATCTTCGTACTATATTCTTAAATGGCGCGGATTGTCGACATTGGTTATATACAACAGCAAcgacaaaattgatgaaaactTACTTTGATGTGAAGAAAAGTATTCTGCTTTTGCAGGATACCAATAGACCTGGCAGAAGTTATTTCACTGatatcattttcaataacttgGTTTCCTCATATAGcatgattgatttttgcAGTTCTCTTGTCCTGTATCGATCAACTACCGAGTTCCATTTGTTGAGCTTAATTTTGATGACGTTTTATCTCGAACTTGAGACACCTTCGAAACCTGAGCGGAGATCATTGCAGAATGAAGAATACGTTGGCGCCAGTGATGGGATAAATACTACATTCGACTTCACTATATCAGCAATGGCAGAAACACAAGATTTACCAGGGTTTTTACAAAGCATGCTAAAAACAGTAGATTATCAATCTGGATATTTCTGGCTAATGTTATTGGCACGATCCGTTTCCGTTTCAAATCAAGtgagttttcaaaaactaAGTTTAGGAAAGAAAACTGACCACCTTCGGCTGATCATAAAGTTGGCATTAAATGGTGTAAACAAACCATGCAATTATCTTGCGTGCAATTTGATTTCCCAATTAGTGTTGCGGCGTGATTTTAAATCCAGTAAAATTGCTGACGATGCGATAGTTACACAATTGGAATCAATAATCGACTTTCCTGGTGTGAATGGGCCATCCATCCATAATGAAAGCTTTGGATTTTGGTACGCAGTCAACAAACTATGCGTCGACCTCAACATCAGGaagaaaaatattttgttcagaaagattgatgaatggTTGTGTGAAAAGTGGGATGCTGCATCCGCCACAGGAATACTTATCCAATGCCGCATCGACGAGTTTGTATACTGGATGTCGGGCTACACTCCCATATTCGATCGAAAAATTGAACACAGAAATGTTAATGAAGGATTATTCAGGATACCGATGGATTTACAAATGTTCCAGCAACAATTGGAGTCATTTATTGCTTTGGCACAAAAGACTGAAGAAACGGAAGAAGATCCATATGGTATTACTCCCATCATGTTTGAAACACATTCTAATTTTTGGAGCAAGATTGTCTCCACATTCAGTAAATTAAACACTGAGCCAGTTTCATACGAAAAGCTTTTTAGATGGTTGGTTACTCTActgaaattgttgctgaaaaTGTCTCATATTTTGCGCGAACATGATCTTTGGGACACtttaaaatatcaaatgagTGTGGGTCTTGAAGCATTTTTAACCTTTGACATGTCAGTTGAGGAAGCCTTTAACATTATGCGCATGATAGTGGACCACTCATCGGAGGGTGTAGGCGAGGTGGACAACTTCCTTACTAGGGTTCCATTTGACAAATTACTTTGTTCCGTTGTATCTAGttttcaattacaaaaCAAGCAAGTGAAGAGACCATTCAGTGATGAAGATACAGAATTTTCAGCGGTTAGAGAAAGCAGCGTAACTCTGGAATCTACTGCAACTACACGCAACGGCTGTCATGATTATAATTACTCACCGATTGTTGACCTCATGAAATTCAAAGTGTTGCAGTTACGTGTCTCAGGGAACAGCGAAATGGAGGTTTTATCTCTGTTGGTttcatttattgaaaacttcaacaacGACAGCTTTTTGTTGGCTTTGTTGTACATTATTGACGAGCAATTACCAAGGATAGATTACATTGATCAGAAATCAcctttgataaaattgttACGAGTATTGGGGGATCGAGCTCTTTCAGACCAGGTACTAGAGCGCAACGAAATGGTTTTGGTGATAGTTTCGCGTACGCTTTCTCATTTAATTCCATTAATTTCACCCTCAGCTGATGATGCATTGTACCGAGACTGTTTTGACATTGTTCAATGGCTCTACATGTTGGGAAACAAAAACTACATCACCACTGAAACTTCACTTTTAGACTACATTAAATTCTTGATCATTTTTATGCAACATAACAATGAAATGATTATTTCACAGGTATCGCTAATGGAAGAGACCTATCTGAAGTTCTCTAAATCAACTaatatgatgaaatcaaagataattgatgatttttccaaatttatTCGAAATTGTGAGACTTTCAAACAGAGAGAAATATACTCAAAATTGTTTGACTACTTTGTCACACCTCAGTCTTCTGTTGAACGTGGAGCAACGTACgtttatttcttttcccATTTGGCTGCATCGTCTCCTACAATATTAAGGTTGGCATTGTTCAATTTAACTGAGTGCTCTAGGTTTGAATCTTTTGTGCCTTACTTGAAACCAGGCTTCGAAGAgctttgtttcaaatgtaaCTTGCCAAGTCTGTACACACTATTTGCTTCAGTCAAGTTGGACTTACTTCGAAGATGGTGGTTTTTCGATACTATAAAAACGTTTCCGTTtttattgttcaattatGACAGTTTATCTACATTCTTGAGTGAAAACTATCGTGAAATCACCGCAGTTGTcgtttcaacaaagtcaaaaacAGAAACAGACTTTAGAACAGACAAatgttcaattgatcttttATCGATAATTGCTAGTGTGAGAAACATTACTCCAGAGACGCTAGTCGGTGAAAGCTTGTCATTAATTATCCCGTTGTCTTACACAAAAAATGGAATTAAAAATCgtagttttgaaattttgatggACTACGTGGGTGATTTCAAGCATGAAGTGAAGCATCAACTCCCTGTAATTATCTTAGAGACCATAAAGAGACTTGATGTTTCAAACGAAGTCGAAATCACAAGACTACTTCCAAGAACCAGTTTTGTATCGCAATTGATTAATCAAAATTACAGAGCCGAAAGCAATAACTCCGAAGTCGTTGTGCCCATGCATCCTGGtattgaattgatcaacaaaatggTGGAGAAGTATCATACAGAGAAATCCTTCTTTtggtcaacaacaatgataTACTTTTTCATCAGAAGAATTGGAATGTTATTGTCTGGCAATTACGATTTGGACACATCAATATTTGAGTTACGTCGAATTAAATTGGTTATTATTATGGGTGGAGAAAATGCATTCTCGATGGACATCGTTAACTTGCTCGTGAAAACATTAACACCATTGATGGAGAATAAAGAGGTCGTGGTCACTCGCGAAGTTTACCGCATTCTTGCTACTTTTGGAAATATACTTCATGTTGAGTCTGAGCATTCTAATGGTTTGAAGACGATTTTGCCTCTACTAAGTTCACTTGTGCTGCAACCTCCACTTGCTGGTGATGACCTGTATCAAAAGCTagttgaaaagttgagCGACTATGCGAACATTATTCAAAGACTTGAAGAAGTGTCTTCTGGAAAGAAGGTGATAATAGCTGCTATCAGACAGTTGAAAGGTGATCAATCTTCATTACAAATTACTGACATCGAGGAATTTTTGAGcgaaaaagttgaatacagtgctattgttgttgcatcaAAGATGTTTTCATGTGTGGTCGATCCAGAggtgatttcaacaaaacttcCAATGTTGAGAAATATACTTGCTCTAAGTAACGACCAGCTTTCTCACTTAACACAGCAATTCAAACTTTGGATAGCAAAGTGTTTATCAAAGTATTACTTTGAGACGAGATCAATAAATGTTATGGATTTGCTTCAAACAGAGGAATACGATGGTTTTGACGAGCATCACTTGAATCTGGATTGGTCATTCTTTGATCTACCGATGAGGATCCTCGTTAAATACTCTGTGGAAGGAGACTATTACGAAGCTGCCTCCGCGGAGTCAGTATTGGGAGTTCTTTTTGATATGGAAAAGGAAGACCCGGCCATTTTATCACATATTGTAAACGTGGAACCAATTTACATTTCTATGTCAGGATTTATTCAGCGAATAAAGCTTCAGGCCTGTGTATTACTAAATGATGAGCCCAATAACGCTATAGCTGACACGTCACTCTGCAGGTTAGTCGAAaactttgatttgttttttgatcTCAATCAGAGCGACTGGAGTTCAAAGATCTGTTTGGCAATTCTCAAAGAAGTTGCCACATTTAGCGTCATCGGATCAGTTATGagtgtttttgttgttaaGGTACCATCATTTGCTTCGAAAACAATATCATCGTTAGTCTGCTTTTATCTCAATTTTGCGAGAACAAAAGGGGAGGGTACCATCATTGCTATGTTGAATAGCTTCGCAAAATTGAAGCATAAAAAGATAGAAGCAATTAAGACTTTTGTTGGGATCTTGTTGAGTGTAAGAATTGCTTCAAAAACATCCACTAATCCATCCTTTACAAATGTTTATGCAAGGGTGGATGTACTTCGATATTATGAACTAGCAACTGCGTGTAAGATGTATAAATCAGCGTTACAGTTATTCGAAGATGTGTTTTGCGATACGAGGTCATCAGTGTTACTCGAAAGTCAATATCTGACATTACAAAATGTTTATGAGGGTCTTGATGACACAGATTTGATTTACGGTCTTCCAGAGAAAACTAGCTTAGATCACTGTTTGAATCTGAAGTTCCGGTTAGGCGCTTCTgatgttcaatttcagtaTAGTAGTGGGTATTTGGATGccagtttgaaattgaatgccCCTCTTTTAGACGGGTTTTCTTCTATGATGTCAAATGCTGGTATGTTGGGTATTTCGCTGATAGTGAGTAAAAGCATGGATCAGTCTGCTACCGAAAACGAAACGTATGAGtggaattggaaattgtcAAAGTGGGATCAGCCCATACCTGCTAATGAACAGAATGAACATCAGCTGATATACAAggtattgaaacaaattcatGACTTTCCTCGGAATGGGGAAAATGCTTGTCGTGAGTCGCTTTTGCGACTAATGAATGTTCATACAAGAGGCGACTATGTGGGCGTCAAAGACATACGAGAAAATTTCATGGACTGGCTAAGATCATTGGCTTCAGTTACTGCCATCGAAGATACAATCAACGGCACTTCgttgtcaaatttggatgaagagtttcctgattttgaaaagtttgaaaatatcattTCGGCAAAGCAGACAAGCTTTCAAATATTAGCTGAGCAACCACCTTCTCATACTCCTAGTGATATGCTCTGGACATTAtctttgaaagaattggttTTGTATAACAACCTAGCGAGGATAAACAATGAGCAACAAAAGAtgatatcatcaactgttTTGATCGATaatatttgcaaaaggTTACAGAATTCCCAAAGTGCGTTGCATCAGAACTTGTCGCATTTAGCGCTGTTCCAACTAGCACAGTCAATGTGGAAGCAAGGAGTTACTAATGTTCCagtttcaatattgaaagaATTATATAACGCAGGTGGAGTTGATATCTACGACCATGAATTGAGGGTGGATAAGTTTATGATTAAAGCAATGATGATAGAATGGATGTCTGAATCGCGTCAGGAATTGTCGTCGAATTTGATGGAGAATCACGTATTGCCGACGGCGGAAAAGTCTTTGAGGTTGGATGATCAAGTACAACAATCGAGAATATTCCGACTTTTAGCTCAATTTTGTGAGACTCAATACAAATCTAAGTCACTTAgagaacaaattgaaatattaGAGAAACGGGTATATGAAAAGGAAACTGAGATTGgagaattgaaaactcATTACAGCTCCTCGCAACTCTCTTCTGAGGAGAAGCGATCAGTCAATAAATTTTATTCCAAGCTAAAAGTCCAATATAAAGCTGAGTGTACGGATTTAGAGTACGCTAGAGCTAGTAGAGAACAGTCCGTGGTCAAAGCAATTGAGTATTATTTGCTAACAATGACTGTGAGCGATTTCCCTGAGGAAGATTTAGATAAGTTTTGCGCCTTGTGGTTAGAGCAATCAAACGATGACAAACttaatgaaaaaattgggcAGAAGCTTCTATTGTTGCCTACCCACAAGTTGTTAAGTTGGTGTGCTCAATTAATCTCGAGATTGACAAAAGAGACAACGAAATTTCAGtctattttgaaacaattgatattgCGAATGTGTGATGATCATCCTTATCACACTTTGTATTTGTTATTctcattgaagaaacataaacaattggCGCAGAAGGATGCTAACCCCTTGCTTATTTCCAAGGCTGTTGCAGCTGAAACATTATGGGGAGAATTAATGAACCGCAATTCAGCCTATGTGCATGATAAACTAAATCCCATTCAAACCTTTAGCGAGGAATGCATACGATTAGCTGAGTTTAAAGTGCCAAGGGGCAAAACTATCAACTTGGAGAAGCTAAGTGacttttcttctttttggttgtaTAACTTGCCCCGTATCCCACCTCCCACAAAGTCCCTTAAAGTTGATAGTACCAAATCTTATCTGAACATTCCTGTCATGTGGAAGATCGAGAAGAAAATTGCAACTACTTCAACAGGTTTGAGTTTACCCAAAATTGTTAGATTTGTTCTCTCTGATGGTTCTACACATgtaatgttgatgaagcatGGAACTGACGATCTTCGTCAGGACTCTATTATGGAACAGGTGTTTGATAAAGTTCAAAATATATTCACGAGAGACAAGGAGTGTAGCAAGAGAGGTTTAGCCATAAGGACCTACAATGCCGTTCCACTTGGTCCAAGATCAGGTGTGATAGAATTTGTGCCGAATTCAACATCGTTTTTGGATGCGATACTGCCTTATCATGCCAAATATGATAAAATgaagattgaaaaagccAGAGATATCATGCGACAATGTCAGAATCAagataaaattgaaaggCTTCATGAGTatcaaagaattgaagCTAAAATCAAACCTGTCTTGCATTTGTTCTTTCAGGATTACTTTCTCACCCCTGACAAGTGGTTTGATAGTAGAGTAAAGTATACACACGGTGTGGCAACCACCTCCATAGTTGGCCATATACTAGGTTTGGGAGACAGACATTGCAACAACATTCTACTCGACAAGCGTAGTGGGGAGCCAATACACATTGACCTTGGTGTAGCCTTTGATCAGGGAAAACAATTGGCGATACCGGAAACTGTTCCCTTTCGATTAACACGAGATGTAGTTGATGGTTTTGGTGTAACTGGGGTTGAAGGTGCTTTTAGGAAATCTTGTCAGCACACCATGAGAGTTTTGAGAGAAAATCGGGACCACATTATATCAATCTTGGATGTGCTAAGATGGGATCCGTTGTATTCATGGACCTTGTCACCGATCAGGAAGAAGCGATTGCAGGAAGAGGAGGCTAGACTGGGAATACAACCTGAGCAAGATGGTTCAGAAGCGGGACGTGCAGTACTAGCAGTGTctgataaattgattgcCAATGGCTTGAGCACTGAGGCAGTTGTACGAGAGTTGATTCAAGAGGCAACAAGCTCCCAAAATTTGTCATTGCTATACTTTGGGTGGTGTCCATTTTACTAG
- a CDS encoding Frp6 protein (ammonia transport protein): MVSIEENNEPEPLTPVEAGPSNPQFVPQTSMHSTLVSDDERTVINNQKVLRRDLKKPSEGEFNPGYTTWPQHKWGNASAVGLAGFALTAFVAGLILARAMGITTLNAVMGAAVFYGGVVQFIAGLCELFIGNTFAATAFVSYGSFWMSFGAIFIPTFGIIQAYGGADTDQFGDATGFFLLGWGIFTFMMLLCTLKSTWPFVLLFFTLDFGFFLLAAGFMRQSVRCIRGGGVLIVISALFGWYSCFSGVSNHYNSYLVFPTLPLRVFHNRTKTLPS; this comes from the coding sequence ATGGTATCAATAGAAGAGAACAACGAACCCGAGCCTCTCACTCCGGTGGAAGCTGGTCCTTCCAACCCGCAGTTTGTTCCTCAAACGAGTATGCACTCCACTCTTGTTTCTGATGACGAACGAACAGTAATCAATAATCAGAAGGTGCTTAGAAGAGATTTGAAGAAACCTTCAGAGGGAGAGTTTAATCCGGGTTATACCACTTGGCCCCAACACAAATGGGGAAATGCATCAGCGGTCGGACTAGCAGGGTTTGCTTTAACTGCCTTTGTTGCTGGATTGATTTTAGCCCGTGCAATGGGTATTACTACATTGAATGCAGTTATGGGCGCGGCAGTATTTTATGGAGGCGTAGTGCAGTTCATTGCAGGTCTTTGTGAACTTTTCATTGGTAATACTTTTGCAGCTACGGCTTTTGTCAGCTATGGTAGCTTTTGGATGTCGTTTGGGGCTATATTTATCCCTACTTTTGGTATTATTCAAGCTTATGGAGGTGCTGATACCGACCAGTTTGGCGACGCCACAGGGTTCTTCCTACTTGGGTGGGGAATTTTTACATTCATGATGTTGCTTTGCACACTTAAGTCAACTTGGCCATTtgttcttttatttttcactttggattttggatttttttTACTTGCAGCTGGGTTTATGAGACAAAGCGTTCGCTGCATTCGAGGCGGCGGTGTTTTGATTGTTATTAGTGCCTTGTTTGGTTGGTACAGTTGCTTTTCTGGAGTTTCCAACCATTACAATAGCTATCTCGTTTTTCCTACATTGCCTTTACGAGTTTTCCATAACAGAACAAAGACGTTACCAAGTTAA